The Atribacteraceae bacterium genome has a segment encoding these proteins:
- a CDS encoding NAD(P)H-hydrate dehydratase: MNDFEEGYPRRTGLPGKGIPLVGSEEMRDLERELCRRFNIDTLVLMENAGRNVARYISRLIAKTGTIRNVVVLCGSGNNGGDGLVAARHLRVDCPCLPLSVFLAGDPNHLKRDSRTNYLIAESLGIDMRILRSVDEVAIYSDTLVVDALFGTGVVRPVTGLYRELIEKTNQANGRVLALDVPSGIDASTGQVMGCAIRAHDTVTLGMVKRGLVIWPGLAYAGRIRRVSLGIPFEPQFTSYWPVVELITAEMVASFLPVRPAGLHKIAAGVVGVCAGSEGMLGAGILASQGAVYTGCGMVVWALPSRFASQIKPLFPELVSFWPEPGRGEESFYYRPSQAGFIADFLYRRKCSALVVGPGLGTHAATALFLNKLVNTAPCSGVLDADALTLIAQDREEWRGRLNGWVLTPHIGEMASLARCSTADVEANRLSVVQEAAAYYDATMVLKGPGTLVASPEGGVAVNPTGNPGLASAGSGDVLAGVVASLMAQGLAPNESARAGVFLHGLAGDLMARKGYSFFSAGEVAGYLREAVRETQNGEWTLSVVDGD, encoded by the coding sequence TTGAACGATTTTGAGGAAGGCTACCCCAGGAGGACCGGGCTTCCCGGGAAAGGAATTCCCCTGGTCGGTTCGGAAGAGATGCGGGACCTGGAACGTGAGTTGTGCCGACGTTTCAATATCGATACCCTGGTCCTCATGGAAAACGCCGGCCGAAACGTGGCCCGTTATATATCTCGACTCATTGCCAAAACGGGTACGATCAGAAATGTCGTGGTGCTGTGTGGAAGTGGAAACAACGGCGGTGATGGGCTCGTAGCCGCCCGCCATCTCCGGGTCGATTGCCCGTGCCTTCCCCTGAGTGTATTCCTGGCTGGTGATCCGAACCACTTGAAACGGGACAGTCGGACCAATTATCTGATTGCCGAATCTCTGGGGATCGATATGCGGATTCTCCGTTCGGTTGATGAAGTGGCCATATACTCAGATACCTTGGTGGTGGATGCTTTGTTTGGAACGGGAGTCGTCCGCCCAGTCACAGGACTGTACCGGGAGCTGATTGAAAAAACCAACCAGGCGAATGGCCGGGTGCTTGCCCTTGACGTGCCTTCCGGCATTGACGCTTCAACCGGCCAGGTGATGGGATGTGCGATCCGGGCCCATGACACGGTGACTTTGGGGATGGTCAAGCGCGGGCTCGTGATCTGGCCCGGCCTTGCATACGCCGGACGGATCCGGCGGGTTTCCCTCGGAATTCCTTTTGAACCACAGTTTACTTCATACTGGCCCGTGGTGGAGTTGATCACGGCGGAGATGGTCGCTTCTTTTCTCCCCGTCAGGCCAGCGGGTTTGCACAAGATAGCGGCTGGAGTAGTCGGGGTATGTGCTGGTTCAGAAGGCATGCTGGGAGCGGGAATCCTGGCCTCCCAGGGAGCGGTTTATACCGGTTGTGGCATGGTGGTCTGGGCGTTGCCGTCCCGGTTTGCCTCTCAGATCAAACCCCTTTTCCCTGAACTTGTTTCATTCTGGCCTGAACCGGGAAGAGGAGAGGAGTCCTTTTATTATCGTCCGAGCCAGGCTGGCTTCATTGCCGATTTTCTGTACCGGAGAAAGTGTTCCGCTCTCGTGGTCGGCCCAGGTCTAGGAACCCATGCCGCGACTGCCCTGTTTTTGAACAAATTGGTGAACACCGCCCCCTGCTCTGGAGTGCTTGATGCCGACGCGCTGACTTTGATCGCTCAGGATCGGGAGGAGTGGCGGGGGCGACTGAACGGATGGGTGCTCACGCCACATATCGGTGAGATGGCCAGTCTGGCCAGGTGCTCGACCGCCGATGTGGAAGCAAATAGACTGTCGGTGGTTCAGGAAGCAGCGGCATATTATGACGCCACTATGGTTCTCAAGGGTCCGGGTACCCTGGTCGCTTCACCGGAGGGCGGGGTGGCGGTCAACCCCACCGGCAATCCCGGTCTCGCTTCGGCTGGGAGCGGGGATGTATTGGCCGGTGTGGTGGCTTCGCTCATGGCCCAGGGCTTGGCCCCTAACGAGAGCGCCCGGGCCGGTGTTTTTCTTCATGGATTAGCCGGGGATCTCATGGCCCGGAAAGGATATTCCTTTTTTTCAGCCGGGGAAGTGGCCGGATATCTCCGGGAAGCGGTCAGGGAGACCCAAAATGGCGAATGGACCTTATCAGTTGTGGATGGAGATTGA
- a CDS encoding alanine racemase — protein sequence MSYPRLEIMVSPLLRNMVRLLEKGRERSTETVAVTKGFCADRKIVELLWEAGYAKFADANLDNLLRLRRIFGNRVELQLIRMPMCSELARLVEADVVPHVSHKEILEHLSVLSHRRKKVTPVILSVEAGDGREGFLPEEILEERTFLKTLEGIRVNGLSTTLACLSGVLPQPPVIERLRKLRDELSDAAGPPEFKISVGGTTFLSLWEGAAAPEAVDEIRCGEAWLFGTDISRKKSFAWLEQDTFFLSAEIVEVKSKNPAETAVRGYDAFGRTAGERRFRTSGKRALAACGLQDVDETQLYLLDDHVKIVGATSNYLVLEVSRNASPVTPGCIIRFRAGYGTVLRAFLSPYVDKVYL from the coding sequence TTGTCGTATCCCCGGCTTGAAATCATGGTTTCGCCTTTACTCAGGAATATGGTTAGGCTTCTTGAAAAGGGCCGGGAGAGGAGCACGGAGACCGTTGCCGTGACCAAGGGCTTCTGTGCCGACCGGAAGATAGTCGAGCTGCTTTGGGAAGCGGGATATGCGAAGTTTGCCGACGCTAACCTGGATAATCTCTTGCGGCTGCGCCGAATTTTTGGAAACCGGGTGGAGCTGCAGTTGATCCGGATGCCCATGTGTTCTGAGTTGGCCCGCCTGGTGGAGGCGGATGTCGTTCCCCATGTTTCGCATAAAGAAATTCTCGAACACCTCTCCGTGCTTTCCCATAGACGGAAAAAGGTGACCCCCGTAATTCTATCCGTGGAAGCGGGTGACGGTCGGGAAGGTTTTCTGCCGGAAGAAATTCTGGAAGAGAGGACTTTCCTGAAAACTCTGGAAGGGATACGCGTCAATGGACTGAGTACGACACTTGCCTGTTTGAGTGGTGTGCTTCCACAACCTCCGGTGATCGAACGTCTCCGGAAATTGAGAGATGAACTGTCTGATGCCGCCGGTCCGCCTGAGTTCAAGATTTCGGTGGGAGGAACGACTTTCCTCTCATTGTGGGAGGGAGCCGCAGCACCGGAGGCTGTCGATGAAATCCGCTGTGGAGAAGCCTGGCTATTTGGAACGGACATCAGCCGCAAGAAATCATTCGCCTGGCTGGAACAGGACACTTTTTTTCTGTCAGCCGAAATCGTCGAGGTCAAAAGCAAAAATCCGGCGGAAACCGCGGTCAGGGGATATGACGCTTTTGGAAGAACTGCGGGGGAACGTCGTTTCCGGACCAGCGGGAAGCGGGCCCTGGCTGCCTGCGGACTTCAGGATGTGGATGAGACACAGTTATATTTGCTTGATGATCATGTTAAAATAGTCGGAGCCACCAGTAATTATTTGGTGCTTGAGGTCAGCAGGAACGCTTCCCCGGTTACCCCGGGTTGTATAATTCGCTTCAGAGCCGGATATGGGACGGTGCTCCGGGCCTTCCTGTCTCCTTATGTCGACAAAGTATATCTTTAA
- the argF gene encoding ornithine carbamoyltransferase — protein MNGAFRSKDFLDLADFSAEEILYFLDTAVSLKRRYFLGETLDIHQGKTLALLFEKPSLRTRVSFEMAMKQLGGTCLYLGPQEVGLGKREAIKDVARVLSRMVDGIMVRTFAHQNVLEMAEYSDVPVFNGLSDLHHPCQILGDLLTVLEKKGKLLDLPICFIGDGNNVCNSWIIVAAVCGLQLTVCTPDGYLPNQKIRQQAEESIRKSGGMLRYEHDPREAIRGAQVVYTDVWASMGREEELARRLEIFPPYQVNEALVDLAAPDAIVMHCMPAHRGQEITDPVIDGSQSVCIDQAENRLHAQKALLNLFIP, from the coding sequence ATGAACGGGGCGTTTCGTAGTAAAGATTTTCTCGATCTGGCGGATTTCTCCGCGGAGGAAATCCTTTATTTTTTAGATACGGCGGTGTCTCTGAAAAGACGCTATTTCCTCGGAGAAACGCTGGACATCCATCAGGGCAAGACCCTGGCCCTCCTTTTTGAAAAACCTTCCCTTCGGACGAGGGTGTCCTTTGAAATGGCCATGAAGCAACTGGGTGGGACTTGCTTGTATCTCGGACCCCAGGAAGTCGGACTGGGCAAACGGGAAGCGATCAAAGACGTTGCCAGGGTGTTGAGTCGAATGGTCGATGGAATCATGGTCCGGACCTTCGCTCACCAGAATGTGCTGGAAATGGCTGAATATTCCGACGTGCCGGTGTTCAACGGATTGTCCGATCTTCATCATCCCTGCCAAATCTTGGGCGATCTCTTGACTGTGCTGGAAAAAAAAGGAAAACTGCTGGATCTACCCATCTGTTTTATCGGTGATGGCAACAACGTCTGTAATTCATGGATCATAGTCGCCGCTGTTTGCGGATTGCAATTGACCGTTTGTACGCCTGATGGATACCTGCCCAACCAGAAGATTCGACAACAGGCCGAGGAGAGCATCCGGAAATCAGGTGGGATGCTTCGGTACGAGCATGACCCGCGGGAGGCTATCCGGGGGGCCCAAGTCGTCTATACCGATGTGTGGGCGAGCATGGGTAGGGAAGAAGAACTCGCCCGCCGGTTGGAAATTTTCCCCCCCTATCAGGTTAACGAAGCGCTGGTGGATTTGGCCGCCCCGGACGCGATAGTTATGCATTGCATGCCAGCCCACCGGGGTCAGGAAATCACCGATCCGGTCATCGACGGATCGCAATCGGTCTGCATTGATCAGGCGGAAAACCGTCTCCATGCTCAAAAAGCACTGTTAAACCTTTTCATTCCTTAG
- the cdaA gene encoding diadenylate cyclase CdaA, giving the protein MISHLRFLVFFIIIFYFSYRVFSLTKDSALFGPLRFLIVLFISAGLSNLAGFHELSLFWKFLVFSYAAAVAVIFQPELRRIYFNRTYHSSPGVGGHYIGNEEIRGKFIDDVVLACQTLSRKKIGALIVLERKNNLWDFIQTGILIDALFSPELAYSVFLLESPLHDGAVIVRENRIVAAGCILPLAERVEMKKLVGTRHRAAVGITEQADGLSIVVSEETGKVSLAVQGRIAWDIEAGALKKMIRILYREVDR; this is encoded by the coding sequence GTGATCAGCCATCTACGTTTCTTGGTTTTCTTTATCATTATCTTTTACTTTTCTTATCGGGTTTTTTCTTTGACTAAAGACAGTGCCCTGTTCGGACCGCTTCGTTTCCTGATCGTGTTGTTTATTTCAGCCGGGCTGTCGAACCTTGCCGGTTTTCACGAACTCAGCTTGTTCTGGAAATTTCTGGTTTTTTCTTACGCCGCCGCGGTGGCGGTCATTTTCCAGCCGGAATTGCGAAGGATTTACTTCAACCGGACCTATCATAGCAGTCCAGGTGTGGGAGGACATTATATCGGGAATGAAGAAATCCGGGGAAAGTTCATCGACGATGTGGTTCTGGCCTGTCAGACGCTGTCCCGAAAAAAAATCGGGGCCCTGATCGTACTGGAACGCAAAAACAACTTGTGGGATTTTATTCAGACCGGCATTCTGATTGATGCCCTGTTTTCACCGGAGTTGGCCTATTCGGTTTTCTTGCTTGAGTCTCCACTGCATGACGGAGCGGTTATTGTCAGGGAAAATCGGATTGTGGCTGCCGGTTGCATTCTTCCGCTGGCCGAACGTGTGGAAATGAAGAAGCTGGTCGGAACCAGGCACCGGGCGGCCGTCGGGATCACTGAACAAGCCGACGGGTTGTCCATTGTCGTCTCGGAAGAGACCGGAAAAGTATCTCTTGCCGTCCAGGGGCGCATAGCCTGGGATATCGAGGCGGGAGCCCTGAAGAAGATGATCAGGATTCTGTATAGGGAGGTTGATCGGTGA
- the fusA gene encoding elongation factor G, which translates to MKKHEGRSIRNIGFFSHAGAGKTTLSESMLFNAGVTTRRGKVEEGNTVSDWEPEEIKRRLSIDLSVIPFEWKDRKVNLIDTPGYADFIGNVMGALRAIDGGALLVCAVSGVEVGTERSWKSLQEKNLPVVIFINKIDREGANYEKVLKSLQEKLSERITPLFLPIGKESDFRGIINLLTQKAYYFEKEGKGVREEAVPDEMKEAVAEFREAMLENIAETSDELLNMYLEGKTIEPTLLEKSLKEAIRQRKVFPVLCGSGLLNFGVTLFMDFMADYLPSPEDMPPVSGINPKTNVPAERVPAREAPFSAQVFKIISDPYVGKLAIIRVYSGLLSADARLYNATRDSEEKIGQLISLRGKNQEIISEVGAGDIAALAKISGIYTGDSLSDKNDPIVFPVIEFPEPNYLAAVKPLSRGDEDKISQALGRLLEEDFTIKMERNTDTKEEIVAGLGDIHLDVLAEKMKRKFGVDVSLTVPRVSYKETIKGSTKTEGKYKRQSGGRGQYGHCWIELEPIARSEGFEFVDKIVGGSIPRNYIPSVEKGILEAMQEGILAGYPVTDVRVTVFDGSFHPVDSSDMAFKIAGSMAFKKASQDANPVLLEPIVNCEVRVPEDFMGDVIGDLNSRRGKILGMDPEDGVQIIRAQVPMAEVFRYSVDLRSITQGRASFIMRFSHYEEIPAQIAEGIITKAQREKAQE; encoded by the coding sequence TTGAAAAAGCATGAAGGACGCAGCATCCGGAACATCGGGTTTTTTTCCCATGCCGGCGCCGGTAAAACCACCTTGTCTGAGTCGATGCTTTTCAATGCGGGAGTGACCACCAGGCGGGGAAAAGTGGAGGAGGGTAATACGGTTTCCGATTGGGAACCGGAAGAGATCAAGCGGAGGCTGTCTATCGATCTATCCGTAATCCCCTTTGAGTGGAAGGATCGGAAGGTTAACCTCATCGATACCCCCGGTTATGCGGATTTCATCGGAAATGTTATGGGTGCTCTGCGGGCGATCGATGGCGGAGCTCTCTTGGTTTGTGCTGTATCCGGTGTTGAGGTCGGGACGGAGCGATCCTGGAAAAGTCTGCAGGAAAAAAACCTCCCCGTGGTCATTTTCATCAACAAGATCGATCGGGAGGGGGCAAATTACGAAAAGGTACTGAAATCCCTCCAGGAGAAACTTTCCGAGCGGATTACCCCCTTGTTTCTCCCCATCGGCAAGGAATCGGATTTTAGGGGGATCATTAACCTCCTGACTCAGAAGGCCTACTATTTCGAGAAAGAAGGGAAAGGGGTCCGGGAGGAAGCTGTTCCGGATGAGATGAAAGAAGCGGTAGCTGAATTTCGGGAAGCGATGCTGGAAAATATCGCCGAAACCAGCGATGAACTCCTGAATATGTATCTTGAAGGAAAAACGATCGAACCGACTCTGCTGGAGAAAAGCCTGAAAGAGGCCATCAGGCAGAGAAAAGTTTTTCCGGTCCTCTGTGGTTCGGGACTACTGAATTTCGGTGTGACTCTCTTCATGGATTTCATGGCCGATTACCTGCCCTCGCCGGAAGATATGCCCCCCGTTTCCGGAATCAATCCGAAAACGAACGTACCTGCTGAGCGGGTCCCAGCCCGGGAAGCTCCTTTCTCGGCTCAGGTTTTTAAGATCATTAGCGATCCGTATGTCGGGAAACTGGCGATCATCCGAGTGTATTCGGGGCTCCTGTCTGCCGATGCCCGCCTATACAATGCGACCCGGGATTCCGAAGAGAAGATCGGGCAGTTGATCTCCCTCCGGGGGAAAAACCAGGAAATCATCAGCGAGGTCGGAGCCGGAGATATCGCGGCCTTAGCCAAGATCAGCGGAATCTACACCGGGGACAGTCTCTCGGACAAGAACGATCCGATCGTCTTCCCCGTTATCGAATTTCCGGAACCGAATTACCTGGCTGCTGTGAAGCCACTCAGCCGGGGGGATGAAGACAAAATCAGCCAGGCTCTGGGAAGACTCCTCGAAGAAGACTTTACGATCAAGATGGAAAGAAATACCGATACAAAAGAAGAAATCGTAGCCGGGTTGGGAGATATCCATCTTGACGTGCTGGCGGAAAAAATGAAACGAAAATTCGGTGTTGATGTTTCATTGACCGTTCCCCGGGTTTCCTACAAGGAAACCATTAAAGGATCGACCAAGACTGAAGGAAAATACAAGCGGCAATCCGGTGGACGAGGTCAGTATGGTCACTGCTGGATCGAACTTGAGCCGATAGCCAGAAGCGAAGGCTTTGAGTTTGTCGATAAAATCGTCGGTGGGAGCATTCCTCGCAACTACATTCCGTCGGTGGAAAAGGGCATTCTGGAGGCCATGCAGGAAGGTATTCTGGCTGGATACCCGGTTACTGACGTCCGGGTGACCGTCTTCGACGGCTCATTCCACCCGGTGGACTCTTCGGACATGGCCTTTAAAATCGCTGGTTCGATGGCCTTCAAGAAGGCGAGTCAGGATGCGAATCCGGTGCTGCTTGAGCCGATCGTGAATTGTGAGGTTCGGGTTCCGGAAGATTTTATGGGTGATGTCATTGGAGACCTCAACAGCCGGCGGGGCAAAATCCTGGGAATGGACCCGGAGGACGGTGTCCAGATCATTCGCGCCCAGGTTCCGATGGCCGAAGTGTTTCGTTATTCGGTCGATCTCCGGTCGATCACGCAGGGTCGGGCGTCCTTTATTATGCGCTTTTCCCATTATGAAGAAATCCCGGCGCAAATCGCTGAAGGGATCATAACGAAGGCGCAGCGGGAAAAAGCCCAGGAATGA
- the alr gene encoding alanine racemase, giving the protein MANGPYQLWMEIDSAALRENCQRLTSMGKEGGRHCEILAVVKADAYGLGPAAVELMYDWGIRRFGVASSREGIALRERGIGGEIVLLGGFFPEEVQSLLTHRLTPVISTLDDFINLSCYTARAGRIIDYHLEIDTGMGRMGLLYSDFDERWRQEMAKHPLLRLQGVMTHFSCAESDPAYTRTQFLRFGQFLERSGLDGPTVPNILRHCSNSAGFLFFPELRLDMVRVGIALYGVSPTGDPDLIKKAGLKPVMSLKARIRHVKDLPAGFCVGYGATATTSCPSRIAVLPVGYAQGLPRNLSNRMAVLVRGRRARSIGVLSMDQMMVDVTEIPGVTPGDTAIVIGRDPGGEEITVEEVARQAQTIPHEILCSLVRVKNRIVT; this is encoded by the coding sequence ATGGCGAATGGACCTTATCAGTTGTGGATGGAGATTGACAGTGCCGCTCTCCGGGAGAATTGTCAAAGACTCACCTCTATGGGGAAAGAAGGCGGAAGGCACTGTGAAATACTGGCTGTCGTAAAAGCCGATGCCTATGGTCTCGGACCGGCTGCGGTGGAACTGATGTATGATTGGGGGATCCGCCGGTTTGGTGTCGCTTCGTCTCGGGAGGGGATCGCCCTCCGGGAACGGGGAATCGGGGGAGAAATTGTCCTTTTAGGGGGGTTCTTCCCGGAAGAAGTCCAATCGCTGTTGACCCATCGCCTGACTCCGGTGATTTCCACCCTTGACGACTTCATTAACCTCTCCTGCTATACCGCCAGAGCCGGTCGAATCATCGACTACCATCTGGAAATCGATACCGGTATGGGTCGAATGGGCCTCCTGTATTCCGACTTCGACGAACGATGGCGTCAGGAGATGGCAAAACATCCTTTGCTTCGTCTCCAGGGTGTAATGACTCATTTTTCCTGTGCGGAATCTGATCCAGCCTATACTCGCACGCAATTCCTCCGTTTTGGGCAATTCCTGGAACGTTCCGGATTGGATGGTCCGACCGTACCGAACATACTCAGGCATTGTTCGAACAGCGCCGGTTTTCTGTTCTTTCCGGAGTTGCGGTTGGATATGGTCCGGGTCGGTATCGCGTTATATGGTGTTTCACCGACCGGAGACCCGGATCTGATCAAAAAAGCCGGTCTGAAACCGGTGATGTCGCTCAAGGCCCGAATTAGACATGTGAAGGACCTGCCGGCTGGGTTTTGTGTGGGGTATGGCGCGACGGCGACGACTTCGTGTCCCAGCCGGATTGCCGTATTGCCGGTCGGGTATGCTCAGGGACTTCCCAGAAACCTGTCAAACCGGATGGCCGTGCTTGTTCGGGGGAGAAGAGCCCGGTCCATCGGCGTTCTCTCCATGGACCAGATGATGGTCGACGTGACTGAAATACCCGGAGTAACCCCGGGTGATACGGCAATTGTGATTGGCCGGGACCCCGGCGGTGAAGAAATAACCGTCGAAGAGGTGGCCCGGCAAGCCCAAACCATACCTCATGAAATACTATGCAGTCTGGTACGGGTTAAAAACCGGATTGTCACATGA
- the acpS gene encoding holo-ACP synthase: MMEDSVLYIGIDLVEKDRIERVLTHFEDRFLERLFTFEEIDYYRKGTRRRFCEGVAAIFAAKEAVKKILLQTGIKPLWKSIEIRHDSDGHPWVSVPLEVRKVLSDIQLSLSHTGNLVVAMAVGVLVKGRKQA, encoded by the coding sequence ATGATGGAAGATTCAGTGCTTTACATCGGGATTGACCTGGTGGAAAAAGATCGAATCGAGAGAGTGCTCACCCACTTTGAAGATCGTTTTCTGGAGCGGCTCTTTACCTTCGAAGAAATTGATTATTACCGGAAAGGGACCAGGCGGCGATTCTGTGAGGGTGTTGCCGCCATATTTGCCGCCAAGGAAGCGGTGAAGAAAATCCTGCTCCAGACTGGGATCAAGCCTCTTTGGAAATCGATAGAGATCAGGCATGATTCTGATGGACATCCATGGGTCAGCGTACCTTTGGAGGTACGAAAAGTACTCTCGGACATACAGTTGTCCCTCTCTCATACCGGAAACTTGGTCGTCGCAATGGCGGTCGGAGTGCTGGTGAAGGGGCGGAAACAGGCTTGA
- the tsaE gene encoding tRNA (adenosine(37)-N6)-threonylcarbamoyltransferase complex ATPase subunit type 1 TsaE encodes MNQLYYRKSRNENETLQWGEEFCNYFLRPETVVLLSGELGAGKTCFIKGIARALGIDPYQITSPTFALVHEYAGTRGVLCHMDFYRLEHLWEVEELSIDEVIDQKAILAVEWGAKFRQAFPTPHYEVNIRWTSASVREIAIMACTEYREEG; translated from the coding sequence ATGAATCAACTGTACTACAGGAAAAGTCGTAACGAAAACGAAACCCTGCAATGGGGAGAAGAGTTTTGCAATTATTTCCTCCGTCCCGAGACCGTGGTGCTCCTGAGTGGGGAATTGGGAGCGGGGAAGACCTGTTTTATCAAAGGAATTGCCAGAGCTCTGGGAATCGACCCGTACCAGATCACCAGTCCCACGTTTGCCTTGGTTCATGAGTATGCCGGGACCCGAGGTGTTCTTTGTCACATGGATTTTTACCGGTTGGAACACCTCTGGGAGGTTGAGGAACTGAGTATTGACGAGGTGATCGATCAGAAAGCGATCCTGGCCGTGGAATGGGGGGCGAAGTTCCGGCAGGCCTTCCCAACTCCCCATTATGAGGTCAACATCCGCTGGACATCCGCTTCTGTTCGGGAGATCGCTATCATGGCCTGCACTGAATACCGGGAGGAAGGATGA